In Nocardioides sp., the following proteins share a genomic window:
- a CDS encoding methyltransferase domain-containing protein, producing MSNDSPAAPRWFEHRDLAGREEYAQRFIKIAEDGGDIDGEARFVDAMAARGSRILDAGCGTGRVAAALARAGHQAVGIDADPLLIERGQGFYPEVPLAVLDLAGLSGAALAERGLAENYDVIVCAGNVMHFVAEGTEAQIVANLASVLRPGGRIAFGFFSERYYTPDQLDVDAAAAGLVKEHRFATWEFHPYAPDSDWAVSVYSVGLKHQEAESERHGSAAR from the coding sequence GTGAGCAACGACAGTCCCGCAGCTCCTCGCTGGTTCGAGCACCGAGACCTTGCCGGTCGCGAGGAGTACGCCCAGCGGTTCATCAAGATCGCCGAAGACGGCGGTGATATCGACGGTGAGGCTCGTTTCGTCGACGCGATGGCGGCTCGTGGGTCGCGCATCCTCGATGCCGGCTGCGGCACCGGTCGAGTCGCGGCTGCCCTGGCTCGCGCCGGTCACCAGGCAGTCGGCATCGACGCCGACCCACTGCTGATCGAGCGTGGTCAAGGCTTCTATCCCGAAGTGCCGCTAGCGGTGCTCGATCTGGCCGGACTCTCGGGTGCTGCGTTGGCCGAACGCGGGCTGGCGGAGAACTACGACGTGATCGTGTGCGCGGGCAACGTGATGCATTTCGTGGCCGAGGGCACCGAGGCGCAGATCGTGGCGAATCTGGCGTCCGTGCTGCGGCCAGGCGGGCGAATCGCGTTCGGCTTCTTCAGCGAGCGCTATTACACGCCCGACCAGTTGGACGTCGACGCCGCTGCGGCTGGGCTGGTCAAGGAGCACCGGTTCGCGACCTGGGAGTTCCATCCGTACGCCCCCGACAGCGACTGGGCGGTCTCGGTCTATTCAGTCGGTCTTAAGCATCAAGAAGCCGAGTCTGAGCGCCATGGAAGCGCTGCGCGTTGA
- a CDS encoding FAD-linked oxidase C-terminal domain-containing protein translates to MTDLAAPLDDLVASLPDGVVITDPAGLEKYRFDWSKDPDAGTPIAAVRAETAEHVQVAVRWAAQHRVPVVPRGAGSGLSGGSSAVDGGIVISLERMRAIEIDTASGVAVAEPGAFNAEVKTAALSHGLWYPPDPSSYEICSIGGNVATNAGGLCCVKYGVTTDYVLGLDVVLADGTLITLGGKRIKDVAGLSLLKLFVGSEGTLGIVTRAILRLVPAPLPASTLVASFDSVADCAAAVVAIRQVMRPSMMELMDNAAINAIEDFTPMGLDRDTAALLIVQSDAPGAACADEIARVQAACEAAGAREVFTTDDPDEGGMFVQARRAAFPAIEARGALMLEDVGAPIPVLPELLAAVADIAETYDVEIPVVAHAGDGNTHPIIVFDLTDPDAERRAREAFAEIMAAAIRLGGTITGEHGVGRTKKAALPAQLGQEVMALNQRIKEALDPDGILNPGAVL, encoded by the coding sequence ATGACCGATCTTGCTGCGCCTCTTGACGATCTGGTCGCCAGCCTGCCCGACGGCGTGGTGATCACCGATCCCGCAGGGCTGGAGAAATACCGGTTCGACTGGTCCAAAGACCCGGATGCGGGCACGCCGATCGCCGCAGTGCGAGCAGAGACGGCCGAGCACGTGCAAGTGGCCGTACGTTGGGCCGCGCAGCATCGGGTCCCGGTGGTGCCCCGTGGGGCGGGCAGCGGGTTGTCTGGCGGGTCGTCGGCCGTCGACGGCGGCATCGTGATCTCGCTGGAACGCATGCGCGCCATTGAGATCGACACCGCCTCGGGGGTCGCGGTGGCCGAACCCGGCGCGTTCAATGCCGAGGTCAAGACGGCAGCGCTCAGCCACGGGCTCTGGTATCCGCCGGACCCGAGCTCGTACGAGATCTGCTCCATCGGCGGCAACGTGGCTACCAACGCGGGCGGGCTGTGCTGTGTGAAGTACGGCGTGACGACCGACTATGTGCTCGGCCTCGACGTGGTGCTCGCGGACGGCACCCTGATCACGCTGGGCGGCAAGCGGATCAAGGACGTGGCCGGGCTGTCGCTGCTGAAGCTCTTCGTGGGCTCCGAGGGGACGCTAGGCATCGTCACTCGGGCGATCTTGCGACTGGTGCCCGCACCCCTGCCCGCCTCGACGCTGGTGGCGTCCTTCGATTCCGTCGCCGACTGCGCGGCTGCTGTCGTCGCGATCCGGCAGGTGATGCGGCCCTCGATGATGGAGTTGATGGACAACGCCGCCATCAACGCGATCGAGGACTTCACGCCGATGGGGCTCGACCGCGACACGGCCGCACTGCTGATCGTGCAGTCCGATGCCCCCGGCGCCGCGTGCGCCGACGAGATCGCACGCGTCCAGGCCGCCTGCGAGGCGGCGGGTGCGCGTGAGGTGTTCACCACCGACGACCCAGATGAAGGGGGGATGTTCGTCCAGGCACGCCGGGCCGCGTTCCCGGCGATCGAGGCGCGCGGCGCGCTGATGCTGGAGGACGTGGGGGCGCCGATCCCGGTGCTGCCGGAGTTGCTTGCGGCCGTGGCCGACATCGCGGAGACGTACGACGTGGAGATCCCGGTCGTGGCGCACGCCGGGGACGGCAACACCCACCCCATCATCGTCTTCGATCTGACCGACCCCGACGCCGAGAGGCGGGCGCGGGAGGCGTTCGCCGAGATCATGGCGGCGGCGATCCGGCTGGGTGGGACGATCACCGGCGAGCACGGGGTCGGGCGTACGAAGAAGGCGGCCTTGCCCGCGCAACTCGGCCAGGAGGTGATGGCGCTGAACCAGCGCATCAAGGAGGCACTCGATCCGGACGGGATCCTCAACCCCGGCGCGGTGTTGTAG
- the smc gene encoding chromosome segregation protein SMC, with translation MYLKSLTLKGFKSFASATTLQLEPGITCIVGPNGSGKSNVVDALAWVMGEQGAKSLRGGKMEDVIFAGTSGRPPLGRAEVLLTIDNTDGALPIEYSEVTISRTMFRSGGSEYAINGTHCRLLDVQELLSDSGIGREMHVIVGQGQLDTILHATPEDRRGFIEEAAGVLKHRKRKEKALRKLDSTEGNLTRLNDLLVEIRRQLKPLGRQAEVARKAAAVQATVRDARARLLADDLVTARTALEQELADESILVERRTQVEAAVASAREQEASLEAALREDLPALAAAQDTWFALSGLREKLRGTQSLAAERVRNAAGVQGELEFDSGRDPDALEAQAAQVREQEQAIDTEINGLRTSLETALAAKRAAEDAAANEERRVAGLLRAAADRREGLARLHGQVNALKSRASAAADEIGRLGEAQEDATARADRAQRDYTALETQVAGLDAGEEGLDAEHEAASALLDDLEERLAKLRDEAAQADRDRASLAARRDALEMGLNRKDGAGALLAATDSVSGLLGSVAALLTVRPGFEAAVASALGQAADAVVVRDSGAAVDAIGHLKSEDLGRAGLLFPVSADDVAKAREGWPALPGEVSYAVDVVEAPQDLAGALDRMLFKVAVVDDLAAARSLVSALPDVTAVTQEGDVFGAHFASGGSSSQPSLLEIQAAVDEAAAALAEATASGERLGFEMSRLDAERLDAQKRVDVALAQLHESDATLAAVAEELGQYGSQARSARAEATRLADAIRAAEEARDRDLAGLADLEQRLTTAEEAPDEEPDTGEQQRLTEAARAARGGEMEARLQLRTAEERARALHGRADMLLRNAAAERESRAKEAARRERLIREGRAAQAVSQACRVVLERLDRSVEAAAVERARVQESRTEREQALLEARASLRDLGREHDELVNSVHRDELARTQQRMRIEQIEDRALEELGLEPEGLIGDYGPDQRVPFVGELAEGEDEPEPLPFVREEQAKRLKAAERDLNLLGRVNPLALEEFTAMEERHKFLTEQLEDLKQTRKDLLDIVREVDARVEQVFTEAYADVSKAFDSTFARLFPGGEGRLVLTDPHDMLATGVEVEARPPGKKVKRLSLLSGGERSLVAVAFLVALFKARPSPFYILDEVEAALDDTNLGRLLEIYEELRENSQLLVITHQKRTMEVGDALYGVTMRGDGVSAVISQRLRENV, from the coding sequence TTGTATCTGAAGAGCCTGACCCTCAAGGGGTTCAAGTCCTTCGCCTCCGCCACGACGCTCCAGTTGGAGCCGGGCATTACCTGCATCGTGGGCCCTAACGGCTCGGGTAAGTCGAACGTCGTCGACGCGCTCGCGTGGGTGATGGGCGAGCAGGGCGCCAAGAGTCTGCGCGGCGGCAAGATGGAGGACGTCATCTTCGCGGGTACGTCCGGTCGGCCCCCGCTGGGCCGCGCGGAGGTGCTGCTCACGATCGACAACACCGACGGCGCGCTGCCGATCGAATACTCCGAAGTGACCATCTCGCGCACGATGTTCCGCTCCGGTGGGTCGGAATACGCGATCAACGGGACCCACTGCCGACTTCTCGATGTGCAGGAACTGCTCAGCGACTCCGGCATCGGCCGCGAGATGCACGTCATCGTCGGCCAGGGCCAACTCGACACGATCCTGCACGCCACGCCGGAGGACCGGCGCGGGTTCATCGAGGAGGCCGCCGGGGTCCTCAAGCACCGCAAGCGCAAGGAGAAGGCGCTTCGCAAACTCGACTCGACCGAAGGCAACCTGACCCGCCTCAACGACCTGCTCGTCGAGATCCGCCGACAGCTCAAGCCACTGGGCCGTCAGGCCGAGGTGGCCCGCAAGGCGGCTGCGGTGCAGGCGACCGTACGAGACGCGCGGGCCCGGTTGCTCGCCGACGACCTCGTCACCGCGCGTACGGCGTTGGAGCAGGAGTTGGCCGACGAGTCGATCCTGGTCGAACGGCGTACGCAGGTCGAAGCCGCCGTCGCCAGCGCACGTGAACAGGAAGCCAGCCTCGAAGCAGCGCTGCGTGAAGACCTGCCGGCGCTGGCCGCGGCCCAGGACACCTGGTTCGCCCTGTCGGGGTTGCGGGAGAAGTTGCGCGGCACCCAGTCGCTGGCAGCAGAACGCGTACGCAATGCCGCGGGCGTGCAGGGCGAACTCGAGTTCGACTCCGGCCGTGACCCCGATGCTCTGGAGGCGCAGGCGGCGCAGGTGCGCGAGCAGGAGCAGGCGATCGACACCGAGATCAACGGTCTGCGTACTTCGCTGGAGACCGCGCTGGCCGCGAAGCGCGCCGCCGAGGACGCCGCGGCGAATGAAGAACGCCGGGTCGCGGGTCTGTTGCGAGCCGCTGCCGATCGGCGCGAGGGACTGGCCCGGCTGCACGGGCAGGTCAACGCGTTGAAGTCGCGTGCCAGTGCCGCCGCCGACGAGATCGGTCGACTCGGCGAGGCGCAGGAGGACGCCACGGCGCGTGCGGATCGAGCCCAACGCGACTACACGGCTCTGGAGACGCAGGTCGCCGGTCTGGACGCCGGCGAAGAGGGGCTGGACGCGGAGCACGAGGCCGCATCCGCGCTGCTCGACGACTTGGAGGAGCGGCTGGCCAAACTGCGAGACGAGGCCGCGCAGGCCGATCGCGACCGCGCCTCGCTGGCCGCGCGCCGCGATGCGTTGGAGATGGGACTCAATCGCAAGGACGGGGCGGGCGCGCTGCTCGCCGCGACCGACTCGGTCTCCGGTCTGCTGGGGTCGGTCGCCGCGCTGCTCACGGTGCGGCCGGGCTTTGAAGCCGCCGTCGCCTCGGCGTTGGGGCAGGCGGCCGACGCGGTCGTCGTACGCGACTCGGGCGCGGCGGTCGACGCGATCGGGCACCTCAAGAGCGAGGACCTGGGAAGGGCCGGGTTGTTGTTCCCGGTCTCGGCCGACGACGTCGCCAAAGCGCGCGAGGGCTGGCCGGCCTTGCCGGGCGAGGTGTCGTACGCCGTTGACGTGGTGGAGGCTCCCCAAGACCTGGCCGGCGCGCTCGACCGGATGCTGTTCAAGGTGGCCGTGGTCGACGACCTGGCGGCGGCGCGTTCTTTGGTCTCCGCGCTGCCCGACGTCACCGCCGTGACGCAGGAGGGCGATGTCTTCGGAGCGCATTTCGCCTCGGGAGGCTCGTCCAGCCAGCCGTCGCTGCTGGAGATCCAGGCCGCTGTCGACGAGGCTGCCGCTGCGCTGGCCGAGGCGACCGCGTCGGGCGAGCGATTGGGCTTCGAGATGTCGCGGTTGGACGCCGAGCGCCTGGACGCGCAGAAGCGGGTCGACGTAGCGCTTGCCCAGTTGCACGAATCCGACGCCACCTTGGCTGCGGTCGCCGAGGAGTTGGGACAGTACGGCTCGCAGGCCCGCTCGGCGCGCGCCGAGGCCACTCGGCTCGCCGACGCGATCCGAGCCGCAGAGGAGGCCCGTGATCGCGACCTGGCCGGACTGGCGGATCTGGAGCAGCGGCTCACCACGGCCGAGGAGGCACCGGACGAGGAGCCGGACACCGGCGAGCAACAGCGACTGACCGAGGCTGCCAGGGCGGCTCGGGGTGGCGAGATGGAGGCGCGCCTGCAGTTGCGTACGGCCGAAGAACGCGCTCGCGCCCTGCACGGTCGCGCCGACATGCTGCTGCGCAATGCCGCCGCCGAACGCGAGTCGCGCGCCAAGGAGGCAGCGCGCCGCGAACGGCTGATCCGTGAGGGTCGTGCCGCTCAGGCGGTGTCGCAGGCGTGTCGCGTCGTGCTGGAGCGACTGGACCGTTCGGTCGAGGCCGCCGCGGTGGAACGCGCCCGGGTCCAGGAGTCGCGTACCGAGCGTGAGCAGGCACTGTTGGAGGCGCGCGCATCTTTGCGTGACCTGGGCCGTGAGCACGACGAACTGGTCAACTCTGTGCATCGCGACGAGTTGGCGCGCACCCAGCAGCGGATGCGGATAGAACAGATCGAGGACCGCGCACTGGAAGAGCTCGGTCTGGAGCCGGAGGGCCTGATCGGTGACTACGGCCCGGACCAGCGGGTGCCGTTCGTGGGCGAGTTGGCAGAGGGCGAGGACGAGCCTGAGCCCCTGCCGTTCGTACGCGAGGAGCAGGCCAAGCGGCTCAAGGCCGCCGAGCGCGATCTCAACCTGCTCGGGCGGGTCAACCCGCTGGCATTGGAGGAGTTCACCGCGATGGAGGAGCGGCACAAGTTCCTCACCGAGCAGCTCGAAGACCTCAAGCAGACCCGCAAGGATCTGCTCGACATCGTCCGTGAGGTCGATGCCCGCGTCGAGCAGGTCTTCACCGAGGCGTACGCCGATGTCTCCAAGGCTTTCGACTCCACCTTCGCGCGTCTTTTCCCGGGCGGCGAGGGGCGCCTGGTGCTCACCGATCCGCACGACATGCTCGCGACCGGGGTCGAGGTCGAAGCCCGACCGCCGGGCAAGAAGGTCAAGCGGCTCTCGCTGCTCTCAGGTGGCGAACGCTCGCTGGTGGCCGTGGCCTTCCTCGTCGCGCTCTTCAAGGCCCGTCCGTCGCCCTTCTACATTCTCGACGAGGTCGAGGCTGCGCTCGACGACACCAACCTCGGACGCCTGCTGGAGATCTACGAGGAGTTGCGTGAGAACTCCCAACTCCTGGTGATCACTCACCAGAAGCGCACCATGGAGGTCGGCGACGCCCTCTATGGCGTCACCATGCGCGGCGACGGGGTGTCCGCGGTGATCAGCCAGCGCCTGCGCGAGAACGTCTGA
- the aceB gene encoding malate synthase A, which yields MSEIQITGPRVERSDEILTPDALAFLADLQRTFGARRDELLQARVARRQEIARTGTLDFLSSTADVRAGAWKVAPVPAPLQDRRVEITGPTERKMTINALNSGAKVWLADLEDANTPHWVNVIGGQVNLFDAVRRTISFTSPEGKSYALKDPSSVPVILPRPRGWHFDEQHLTLDGTPLVAAFVDFGLYFFHNAHELISRGLGPYFYLPKMESHLEARLWNDVFTHAQAALGVPHGTIRATVLIETINAAFEMDEILYELREHMAGLNAGRWDYLFSIIKNFRDAGSEFTLPDRNAVTMTAPMMAAYSDLLVKTCHRRGAYAIGGMAAFIPSRRDAEVNERAFAKVREDKTREAQAGFDGSWVAHPDLVPLCLEMFDNVLEGATNQAERQRDTVSVSAADLLSVSATPGERTLEGLRGNVNIGIAYLQAWLSGNGAAALHNLMEDAATAEISRSQVWQWIFNGATLASGETVTRELVLQIVASEYDALVAAARVQGASEETLAQWETARDLFAQTALASDFPDFLTLPAYDAVLRAGG from the coding sequence ATGAGTGAGATCCAGATCACCGGCCCGCGCGTGGAGCGCAGCGACGAGATCCTGACCCCTGATGCGCTCGCGTTCCTTGCAGATCTCCAACGGACGTTCGGTGCACGCCGCGACGAACTGCTGCAGGCGCGAGTCGCCCGGCGTCAGGAGATCGCGCGGACGGGCACGTTGGACTTCCTCTCCTCCACCGCGGACGTACGTGCCGGGGCCTGGAAGGTCGCGCCTGTGCCGGCGCCGTTGCAAGACCGCCGAGTCGAGATCACCGGGCCTACCGAGCGGAAGATGACCATCAACGCGCTCAACTCCGGCGCCAAGGTCTGGCTGGCCGACCTGGAGGACGCCAACACCCCGCACTGGGTCAACGTGATCGGCGGCCAGGTCAACCTCTTCGACGCGGTGCGGCGGACGATCTCGTTCACCTCGCCGGAGGGCAAGTCGTACGCACTCAAGGACCCTTCTTCGGTCCCGGTCATCCTGCCTCGTCCACGGGGCTGGCACTTCGACGAGCAGCACCTGACCCTCGATGGCACTCCCCTGGTCGCGGCGTTCGTCGACTTCGGGCTCTACTTTTTCCACAACGCCCACGAGCTGATCTCGCGTGGACTGGGGCCGTACTTCTATCTGCCCAAGATGGAGTCACACCTGGAGGCGCGGCTGTGGAACGACGTCTTCACCCACGCCCAGGCAGCGCTCGGCGTGCCCCACGGGACGATCCGCGCGACGGTGCTCATCGAAACGATCAATGCAGCGTTCGAAATGGACGAGATCCTCTATGAGTTGCGCGAGCACATGGCCGGGCTCAACGCGGGACGTTGGGACTACCTGTTCTCGATCATCAAGAACTTCCGTGATGCCGGATCGGAGTTCACCCTGCCCGATCGCAACGCGGTGACGATGACGGCACCGATGATGGCGGCGTACTCCGACCTGCTGGTGAAGACCTGCCACCGGCGCGGCGCGTACGCGATCGGCGGCATGGCCGCCTTCATCCCCTCGCGACGCGACGCCGAGGTCAACGAACGCGCGTTCGCAAAGGTGCGCGAGGACAAGACCCGCGAGGCTCAGGCGGGCTTCGACGGCTCGTGGGTCGCGCACCCCGACCTCGTGCCCCTGTGCCTGGAGATGTTCGACAACGTGCTGGAAGGGGCGACCAATCAGGCCGAACGTCAGCGCGACACCGTCTCCGTCTCCGCTGCGGACCTCTTGTCGGTCTCCGCGACTCCCGGCGAACGTACGCTCGAAGGCCTGCGCGGCAACGTCAACATCGGCATCGCCTATCTGCAGGCCTGGCTCTCCGGCAACGGAGCCGCCGCGCTGCACAACCTGATGGAGGACGCGGCCACGGCCGAGATCTCCCGCTCGCAGGTGTGGCAGTGGATCTTCAACGGCGCGACTTTGGCGTCCGGCGAGACCGTGACGCGCGAACTCGTGTTGCAGATCGTCGCGTCGGAGTACGACGCCCTCGTCGCCGCGGCCCGCGTGCAGGGTGCCTCCGAGGAGACCCTGGCGCAGTGGGAGACGGCTCGCGATCTGTTCGCGCAGACGGCGCTGGCGTCCGACTTCCCGGACTTCCTGACACTCCCGGCGTACGACGCGGTGCTGCGCGCCGGCGGCTGA
- a CDS encoding acyl-CoA thioesterase — protein MSVKQPPTREAYAAWRTATTRWADIDVYGHLNNARYFELIDTAVNAHLAEATGVDIRTLDAIGVVAEVGCRYFAEVGYPDPVELGLAVERVGTTSIIYRIGIFQGRETASAEGRFVHVYVDNTDPARPSTPIPVQIREVVAALPTYE, from the coding sequence ATGAGTGTGAAGCAGCCACCGACGCGAGAGGCGTACGCCGCCTGGCGTACCGCCACCACCAGATGGGCCGACATCGACGTCTATGGCCACCTCAACAACGCGCGCTACTTCGAGTTGATCGACACGGCTGTCAACGCCCACCTGGCCGAGGCCACGGGTGTCGACATCCGTACGTTGGACGCCATCGGGGTCGTCGCGGAGGTCGGCTGCCGGTACTTCGCCGAGGTCGGCTACCCGGACCCGGTCGAACTCGGGCTCGCGGTCGAACGCGTCGGCACCACGTCGATCATCTACCGGATCGGCATCTTCCAGGGGCGGGAGACGGCGAGTGCCGAAGGCCGCTTCGTGCATGTGTACGTCGACAACACCGACCCGGCGCGCCCTTCGACACCGATCCCGGTTCAGATCCGAGAGGTGGTCGCCGCGCTCCCGACGTACGAGTGA
- the ftsY gene encoding signal recognition particle-docking protein FtsY, which produces MGDWLYLIIGIAVVGVLLLVGLVTSGRRKAPPAPTRGTDVIVTPPGDTEIEAPEQPTDVVEPVTPTLERPESTASRLVRLRQRLAGSQGTFGRGLLSLLSRDRLDEDTWESLEDTLLTADIGVAPTQQVVENLRTRLRVQGDKKPDVRGVLREELVSLVDPSMDRRLQISGTDGKPGVVLIVGVNGAGKTTTVGKIARILVAEDKSVVLGAADTFRAAAVDQLATWGERVGVEVVRGEEGTDPASVAFDAVKEAVARDVDTVIVDTAGRLQNKAGLMDELGKVKRVIEKQAPVTEVLLVLDATTGQNGLIQAKVFSEVVDVTGIVLTKLDGSAKGGIVVAVQKQLGVPVKLVGLGEGPDDLAPFDPEAFVDALLG; this is translated from the coding sequence ATGGGTGACTGGCTCTATCTGATCATCGGCATCGCCGTCGTCGGCGTGCTTCTTCTCGTCGGACTGGTGACGAGTGGTCGCCGCAAGGCGCCGCCCGCCCCGACCCGTGGCACGGACGTCATCGTCACGCCTCCGGGCGACACGGAGATCGAGGCTCCCGAGCAGCCGACCGACGTTGTCGAGCCGGTCACGCCCACGCTGGAGAGGCCGGAGAGCACGGCCTCTCGCCTCGTCCGCCTGCGCCAGCGTCTCGCGGGGTCGCAGGGCACTTTCGGTCGTGGTCTGTTGTCGCTGCTGAGCCGCGACCGACTCGACGAGGACACCTGGGAGTCGCTCGAAGACACGTTGCTGACAGCCGACATCGGCGTCGCACCGACGCAGCAGGTCGTCGAGAACCTGCGTACCCGGCTGCGCGTCCAAGGAGACAAGAAGCCCGACGTACGCGGAGTGCTGCGCGAGGAACTCGTCTCTTTGGTTGATCCGTCGATGGATCGCCGCCTGCAGATCTCGGGCACCGACGGCAAGCCGGGCGTCGTACTCATCGTCGGCGTCAACGGCGCCGGCAAGACCACCACGGTGGGCAAGATCGCGCGCATCCTGGTCGCCGAGGACAAGTCCGTCGTGCTCGGCGCGGCCGACACGTTCCGCGCTGCGGCTGTCGACCAACTCGCCACGTGGGGCGAGCGCGTCGGCGTCGAGGTGGTCCGCGGCGAGGAAGGTACGGACCCCGCCAGCGTCGCCTTCGACGCGGTCAAGGAGGCGGTCGCTCGCGACGTCGACACGGTGATCGTGGACACCGCCGGGCGCCTGCAGAACAAGGCCGGGCTCATGGACGAACTCGGCAAGGTCAAGCGTGTCATCGAGAAGCAGGCACCGGTCACCGAAGTGCTGCTCGTCCTCGATGCGACGACCGGGCAGAACGGCCTGATCCAGGCCAAGGTCTTCTCCGAGGTCGTCGACGTCACGGGCATCGTGCTGACCAAGCTCGACGGCTCCGCCAAGGGTGGCATCGTGGTCGCGGTGCAGAAGCAACTCGGCGTACCCGTGAAGCTCGTCGGTCTCGGTGAGGGCCCCGACGACCTTGCGCCCTTCGACCCCGAGGCCTTCGTCGACGCGCTGCTCGGCTGA
- a CDS encoding ammonium transporter, whose translation MDGYYAWMLVSASLVLMMTVPALALFYGGMSRSKSVLNMMMMSYVSLAIVGIVYVLWGWSMSYAGTDVAGLFANPFTAFGLKGVGAESYVYVAFQLTFAVITAALISGAIADRVRFSAWLVFLPIWITISYFPLAHMVWGGGFLSALSESGLSARLFGFADGVANVIPQDYAGGTVVHINAGIAGLVLALVIGKRLGFGKEPMKPHNLTLTMIGAGLLWFGWFGFNVGSIVFVAGDGGEKDIAQFMSETGVTWLNTTLATCAAMLGWLLVEKFRDGKATSLGAASGIVAGLVAITPACGAVDIYGALLIGALAGGLCSYAIGLKHRFGFDDSLDVVGVHLVGGLAGTILIGLVSSAAAPGGVDGLFYGGGVKPLIVQVLTALFAMAWSAIATLAVALQIKYAMGWRIHEDAEAEGIDFAEHGESAYDLSPVGGRRGSVLAPSTGVLNVKENKEEVSA comes from the coding sequence GTGGACGGCTATTACGCGTGGATGCTGGTGTCAGCCTCGCTCGTCCTGATGATGACGGTGCCCGCGTTGGCACTGTTCTACGGCGGCATGAGCCGCTCGAAGTCCGTGCTCAACATGATGATGATGTCGTACGTCTCCCTGGCGATCGTCGGCATCGTGTACGTCCTGTGGGGCTGGTCGATGTCGTACGCCGGGACCGACGTCGCCGGCCTCTTCGCCAACCCGTTCACCGCGTTCGGTCTCAAGGGCGTCGGCGCGGAGAGCTATGTGTACGTCGCATTCCAGCTCACGTTCGCGGTGATCACGGCTGCGCTGATCAGTGGTGCGATCGCCGACCGGGTGAGGTTCTCGGCCTGGCTGGTCTTCTTGCCGATCTGGATCACGATCTCCTACTTCCCGCTCGCACACATGGTCTGGGGCGGTGGCTTCCTCTCGGCTCTGAGCGAGAGCGGCCTCTCGGCCAGGCTGTTCGGCTTCGCCGACGGAGTCGCCAACGTCATACCCCAGGACTACGCGGGCGGCACGGTCGTGCACATCAACGCCGGCATCGCCGGCCTGGTGCTCGCGCTGGTGATCGGCAAGCGGCTCGGGTTCGGCAAGGAGCCGATGAAGCCGCACAACCTCACGCTCACCATGATCGGCGCTGGCCTGTTGTGGTTCGGCTGGTTCGGCTTCAACGTCGGCTCGATCGTCTTCGTCGCCGGTGACGGCGGGGAGAAGGACATCGCCCAGTTCATGTCCGAGACCGGTGTCACCTGGCTCAACACGACGCTGGCCACCTGTGCGGCGATGCTGGGCTGGCTCTTGGTGGAGAAGTTCCGCGATGGCAAGGCGACGTCGTTGGGCGCGGCCTCGGGCATCGTCGCGGGACTGGTGGCGATTACGCCTGCCTGCGGTGCCGTCGACATCTATGGCGCGCTGCTCATCGGGGCACTGGCGGGCGGGCTGTGCTCGTACGCCATTGGCCTCAAGCACCGATTCGGGTTCGACGACTCGCTCGACGTGGTCGGTGTCCACCTGGTCGGCGGTCTCGCGGGCACGATCCTGATCGGTCTGGTGTCGAGTGCGGCAGCGCCCGGAGGCGTGGATGGGCTGTTCTATGGCGGCGGCGTGAAGCCGCTGATCGTCCAGGTGCTCACGGCGCTGTTCGCGATGGCCTGGTCGGCGATCGCGACGCTCGCGGTCGCCCTCCAGATCAAGTACGCGATGGGCTGGCGCATCCACGAGGACGCCGAGGCCGAAGGCATCGACTTCGCCGAGCACGGCGAGTCGGCGTACGACCTCAGCCCGGTCGGGGGACGACGCGGCAGCGTGCTGGCCCCGTCGACCGGAGTGCTCAACGTCAAGGAAAACAAGGAAGAGGTCAGCGCATGA
- a CDS encoding P-II family nitrogen regulator — protein MKLVTAVIKPHKWEDVREALETFGVTGMTVSEVSGYGRQKGHTEVYRGAEYDIALVPKIRIEIVVDDTDVDDVVNIVVKSAQTGRIGDGKVWVVPVETVVRVRTGDTDHAAI, from the coding sequence ATGAAGTTGGTGACCGCGGTAATCAAGCCGCACAAGTGGGAAGACGTACGCGAGGCGCTGGAGACCTTCGGTGTCACCGGGATGACGGTGTCGGAGGTCAGCGGCTATGGCCGGCAGAAGGGCCATACCGAGGTCTATCGCGGCGCGGAGTACGACATCGCGCTCGTGCCCAAGATCCGCATCGAGATCGTGGTCGACGACACCGATGTCGACGACGTGGTCAACATCGTGGTCAAGTCCGCGCAGACAGGTCGGATCGGTGACGGCAAGGTGTGGGTCGTCCCGGTGGAGACGGTGGTGCGCGTACGCACCGGCGACACCGACCACGCCGCGATCTGA